One genomic region from Marinitoga sp. 38H-ov encodes:
- a CDS encoding GatB/YqeY domain-containing protein has translation MDLKAKLNEDLKKYMKEKNTKALNAIKILKTEIKKAEIEKLDELNDEEILSLIRKQIKMRQDSIQQYKEANREDLVEEEEYELNILKEYLPPELSDEELEKIIKNIIEELGENAKFGQVMGKAMKELKGKVDGNRVNSMVKKFLS, from the coding sequence ATGGATTTAAAAGCAAAATTAAATGAAGATTTAAAAAAGTATATGAAAGAAAAAAATACAAAAGCTTTAAATGCAATTAAAATATTAAAAACAGAAATAAAAAAAGCTGAGATTGAAAAATTAGATGAATTAAATGATGAAGAAATACTTTCATTAATTAGAAAACAAATAAAAATGAGACAAGATTCTATACAACAATATAAAGAAGCAAACAGAGAAGATTTAGTGGAAGAAGAAGAATATGAATTAAATATATTAAAAGAATATCTTCCGCCTGAATTATCAGATGAAGAATTGGAGAAAATAATAAAAAATATTATTGAAGAATTAGGAGAAAATGCAAAATTTGGTCAAGTAATGGGAAAGGCTATGAAAGAATTAAAGGGAAAAGTTGATGGTAATAGAGTAAATTCTATGGTGAAAAAGTTTCTTTCTTAA
- a CDS encoding LacI family DNA-binding transcriptional regulator, whose product MATLREISKNIGISIATISRVINGADNVSEETRKKVLKALKEYHYQPPQVAKRKLHYLVGIIVPNLLGNHYNIISESIELELSKYGYDSFVTSTHMLLNKEIDILEQFFSRRVDGIIVCTTKNDDKHIEKLIRSAIPVVAVDRNDSDINVDTVGIDNYHSAFSAMKYLFNKGHKDILFVSGEREYYSAKIREKAVVDFSKKYDINLKILDGNFEFEGGYYSIKKYLEKNGKDFSAIFFINDQVALGGTRAIYEAGYLIPDDISIIGFDNDKYSKYLYPPLTTVHQPRKEMGENAAKLLIERIKGNGSKVKRKIVLPTKIIERNSVKEVEK is encoded by the coding sequence ATGGCAACTTTGAGGGAAATTTCTAAAAATATAGGAATATCAATTGCTACAATATCTAGAGTAATAAATGGTGCAGATAATGTGTCCGAAGAAACAAGGAAGAAGGTTTTAAAAGCTTTAAAAGAATATCATTATCAACCCCCTCAGGTTGCAAAAAGAAAATTACATTATCTAGTAGGAATTATTGTTCCAAATCTTTTAGGAAATCATTATAATATTATATCTGAAAGTATAGAGTTAGAGTTATCAAAATATGGATATGATAGTTTTGTTACTTCGACTCATATGTTGTTAAATAAGGAAATAGATATATTAGAACAATTTTTTTCAAGAAGAGTTGATGGAATAATAGTATGTACTACAAAAAATGATGATAAACATATTGAAAAATTAATTAGATCAGCTATACCTGTTGTTGCAGTTGATAGAAATGATAGTGATATAAATGTTGATACAGTAGGAATTGACAATTATCACTCGGCATTTTCAGCTATGAAATATTTATTTAATAAAGGACATAAGGATATACTTTTTGTTAGCGGTGAGAGGGAATATTACTCAGCAAAAATAAGGGAAAAAGCTGTAGTAGATTTTTCAAAAAAATATGATATTAATTTAAAGATTTTAGATGGTAATTTTGAATTTGAAGGTGGATATTATTCTATAAAAAAATATTTAGAAAAAAATGGTAAAGATTTTTCAGCTATATTTTTTATTAATGATCAAGTTGCACTTGGTGGAACTAGGGCAATATATGAGGCGGGATATTTAATACCAGATGATATTTCTATTATTGGGTTTGATAATGATAAATATTCTAAATATTTATATCCACCATTAACAACGGTGCATCAGCCTAGAAAAGAAATGGGAGAAAATGCTGCAAAACTTTTGATTGAAAGAATAAAAGGAAATGGAAGTAAAGTTAAAAGAAAAATTGTATTACCAACTAAAATAATAGAAAGAAATTCTGTAAAAGAGGTGGAGAAATGA
- a CDS encoding glycoside hydrolase family 130 protein, whose product MIPWEERKNSNEIIWRYSKNPITKRNQFKSGARIFNSAVLPYNEEFIGVFRVDHYNTVPNLHIGRSEDGLNWVFDENIIKWVDENGNISIPDYAYDPRLVKIDEQYYITFCTDLHGPTIGIGRTKDFVNFERLPEAFLPFNRNGVLFPRKIKGKYYMLSRPSDNGHTPFGDIFISESYDFIHWGNHQWLMGKKSDSWWENLKIGAGPIPIETSDGWLLIYHGVTNTCNGYVYSFGTALLDLENPSKVLYRSKRYLMTPEETYETVGFVPNVVFPCSALVEDNKVAIYYGAADTYIGIAFAYLDELIEFTKRS is encoded by the coding sequence ATGATACCCTGGGAAGAAAGAAAAAATAGTAATGAAATTATTTGGAGGTATTCAAAAAATCCAATAACAAAAAGAAATCAATTTAAAAGTGGAGCAAGAATTTTTAATTCAGCTGTTTTACCATATAATGAAGAATTTATAGGTGTATTTAGAGTTGATCATTATAATACAGTTCCAAATCTTCACATTGGAAGAAGTGAAGATGGATTAAATTGGGTTTTTGATGAAAATATAATTAAATGGGTAGATGAAAATGGAAATATATCTATTCCTGATTATGCATATGATCCTAGATTAGTAAAAATAGATGAACAATATTATATTACATTTTGCACTGATTTACATGGTCCAACTATAGGAATAGGAAGAACAAAAGATTTTGTTAATTTTGAAAGACTTCCAGAAGCTTTTTTGCCTTTTAATAGAAATGGTGTTTTATTTCCCAGAAAAATAAAAGGAAAATATTATATGCTTAGTAGGCCAAGTGATAATGGACATACACCATTTGGAGATATATTTATTAGTGAAAGTTATGATTTTATACATTGGGGGAATCATCAGTGGTTAATGGGTAAAAAAAGCGATTCGTGGTGGGAAAACTTAAAAATTGGTGCCGGTCCAATACCAATAGAAACTTCAGATGGATGGTTATTAATATATCATGGAGTTACAAATACATGTAATGGATATGTATATAGCTTTGGAACTGCATTATTAGATTTGGAAAATCCATCAAAAGTGTTATATAGATCAAAAAGATATTTAATGACACCTGAAGAAACATATGAAACTGTAGGATTTGTTCCAAATGTAGTATTTCCATGTTCAGCTTTGGTTGAAGATAATAAAGTTGCTATATATTATGGTGCTGCTGATACATATATAGGTATCGCCTTTGCTTATTTAGATGAATTAATTGAATTTACAAAAAGAAGTTGA
- a CDS encoding PD40 domain-containing protein — protein MKKIYLFIFLIIVSINFSQIKIEKDTVLLKQYSNSWIMNQIIQEFESKLLYSYNVYKNDENIDYDIKLEFTEDSSKNAIRVVVSLESTKLDLSEKIIDNDNWVKNFATKVLEKISFNRFMHDKNWNFIQLTYWDGIDEYPYISSNGEKIIFISDRYIGNRNVWGYDLEKNKYINIPLDFSSEYFPNITEDGTFVFQSSLYGKWDVLLYNPENEEIYRISNDSYNAYTPYYKNGVVYFSVEERNGESWTEIYKYSLKDNQINKITSLKNTFKFRPSIYKNYVIFQMIDPKTGQSDIYSYDKELKPIILSELNEVDPIANDNYIVFSKLKNGYYRITLFDPITKKEEYLTMGISDDAFYPYIYNNIILFSLYYKNGEPDIFAIRLSE, from the coding sequence ATGAAAAAAATATATTTATTTATTTTTCTAATTATAGTTTCTATAAATTTTTCACAAATTAAAATAGAAAAAGATACCGTTCTTTTAAAACAATACTCAAATTCTTGGATAATGAATCAAATTATTCAAGAATTTGAGTCTAAGTTGTTATATTCTTATAATGTATATAAAAATGATGAAAATATTGATTACGATATAAAATTAGAGTTTACTGAAGATTCATCAAAAAATGCTATAAGAGTAGTTGTATCTTTGGAGAGTACAAAATTGGATTTATCAGAAAAAATAATTGACAATGATAATTGGGTGAAAAATTTTGCGACAAAAGTTCTTGAAAAAATTTCATTTAATAGATTTATGCATGATAAAAATTGGAATTTTATTCAATTAACCTATTGGGATGGAATTGATGAATATCCATATATTTCTTCAAATGGTGAAAAAATAATTTTTATATCAGATCGTTATATTGGAAATAGAAATGTCTGGGGATATGATTTAGAAAAAAATAAATATATAAATATTCCATTAGATTTTTCTTCTGAATATTTCCCTAATATAACAGAAGATGGGACTTTTGTTTTTCAGAGCTCATTATATGGAAAATGGGATGTTTTATTATATAACCCTGAAAATGAAGAGATTTATAGAATTTCAAATGATTCATATAATGCATATACACCATATTATAAAAATGGAGTAGTATATTTTTCTGTAGAAGAAAGAAACGGGGAAAGCTGGACAGAAATATACAAATATTCATTAAAAGATAATCAAATAAATAAAATAACATCTTTAAAAAATACATTTAAATTTAGACCGTCAATTTATAAAAATTATGTTATTTTTCAAATGATTGATCCAAAAACTGGACAAAGCGATATATATTCATATGATAAAGAATTAAAACCAATTATTCTTTCTGAATTAAATGAAGTTGATCCTATAGCTAATGATAACTATATTGTTTTTTCAAAATTAAAAAATGGTTATTATAGAATAACTTTATTTGATCCTATAACAAAAAAAGAAGAATACCTAACTATGGGGATTTCAGATGATGCTTTTTATCCGTATATATATAATAATATTATTCTTTTTTCGCTATACTACAAAAATGGAGAGCCTGACATTTTTGCAATCAGGCTCTCAGAATAA
- a CDS encoding family 1 glycosylhydrolase: protein MKVIEENEDIISIEIDECDILELKKIANIKALEHYKKIINDLKEKNIKVMVDLNHFSLPLWIHNPINVNLYNKGPYGWADKNTVIEFVKYGSFLAKEFDDIVDYWATINEPQIVSSLAYLQPKSGFPPSIINEEYYKLAQKHQAEAHCRAYDSMKKYTNKPIGFIYSFTWIDVENQEDKDIVEYAKYFNNYHFTDMIFKGNINFDINKRKNYRKDMHGKTDYLGINYYTRTVVKKVNDNWRVVSGYGYSCKDKFSKANKPVTNMGWEVYPEGIKKIILEIKERYNNPLMFITENGIADKGDIQPYFIVSHLMNIHEAIELGANVKAYMYWSILDNYEWPEVFSKRFGLIHVNYSTKKRTCKPAYFVYKDIIENKGINNYLINYIKYPYKLG from the coding sequence ATGAAAGTTATTGAAGAAAATGAAGATATCATTTCTATAGAAATAGATGAATGTGATATTTTAGAATTAAAAAAAATAGCAAATATAAAAGCTTTAGAGCATTATAAAAAGATTATAAATGATTTAAAAGAAAAAAATATTAAGGTTATGGTTGATTTAAATCATTTTTCATTGCCGTTATGGATTCATAATCCAATAAATGTTAATTTATATAATAAAGGACCGTATGGATGGGCTGATAAAAATACAGTAATTGAATTTGTAAAATACGGTTCTTTTCTAGCAAAAGAATTTGATGATATAGTTGATTATTGGGCTACAATAAACGAGCCACAAATTGTATCATCTTTAGCTTATTTACAACCAAAATCTGGATTCCCACCATCAATAATTAATGAAGAATATTATAAATTAGCTCAAAAGCATCAAGCTGAAGCACATTGTAGAGCTTATGATTCTATGAAAAAATATACGAATAAACCTATTGGTTTTATTTATTCTTTTACTTGGATAGATGTTGAAAATCAAGAAGATAAAGATATTGTAGAATATGCAAAATATTTTAATAACTATCATTTTACCGATATGATTTTTAAAGGTAATATTAATTTTGATATTAACAAAAGAAAAAATTATAGAAAAGATATGCATGGTAAAACTGATTATTTAGGTATAAATTATTATACTAGAACTGTTGTAAAAAAGGTTAATGATAACTGGAGAGTTGTTAGTGGGTATGGATATTCGTGTAAAGATAAATTTTCAAAAGCAAATAAACCAGTTACTAATATGGGATGGGAGGTATATCCGGAGGGGATTAAAAAAATTATTCTTGAGATTAAAGAAAGATATAATAATCCTTTAATGTTTATTACAGAAAATGGCATTGCTGATAAAGGAGATATTCAGCCATATTTTATTGTATCACATTTAATGAATATACACGAAGCAATAGAATTAGGAGCAAATGTAAAGGCTTATATGTATTGGTCAATTTTAGATAATTATGAATGGCCAGAAGTTTTTTCGAAAAGATTTGGATTGATTCATGTGAATTACAGTACAAAAAAAAGAACATGTAAACCAGCATATTTTGTATATAAAGATATTATAGAAAATAAAGGGATTAATAACTATTTGATTAATTATATAAAATACCCATATAAGTTAGGATAG
- a CDS encoding family 1 glycosylhydrolase yields the protein EGNLPKTEMGWEIYPKGLYDKLVEFNNKYKLPLYITENGMAGPDKLINGRVHDDYRIKYLNDHFEAALKAINDGVDLRGYFIWSLMDNFEWAHGYSKRFGLVYVDYTTLKRYLKDSALWYREFNIK from the coding sequence TTGAAGGTAATTTACCAAAAACAGAAATGGGTTGGGAAATATATCCAAAGGGATTATACGATAAATTGGTAGAGTTTAATAATAAATATAAACTACCGTTATATATAACAGAAAATGGAATGGCAGGACCTGATAAATTGATAAATGGTAGAGTGCATGATGATTATAGGATTAAATATTTAAACGACCATTTTGAAGCAGCATTGAAAGCTATTAATGATGGAGTGGATTTAAGAGGATATTTTATATGGTCATTAATGGATAATTTTGAATGGGCTCATGGTTATTCTAAAAGATTTGGTTTAGTTTATGTTGATTATACTACTCTTAAGAGATATTTGAAAGATAGCGCTTTGTGGTATAGGGAATTTAATATTAAATGA